In the genome of Acanthopagrus latus isolate v.2019 chromosome 17, fAcaLat1.1, whole genome shotgun sequence, the window TCACTTTGCCGTCGCAGTCGCCTCCATCCCCGTCTTTGTCTCTCGGCTCTCCGATGTTCCTTATCACCTCACACAGCTCCTCAACCtctctgctgatgtgtgtgtgagcatcctTCCCCCGCTGCTCCGTCATGGAGCCCTGCAGGGGCCTTCCATAGTCGTCCTGGCCCCTCTGAGGGACCACCACACTGGGCCTGGTGTCGTGACTGAAGGGGTTGTGCTTCTGGTACTCCTGGTGCTCACTGGACCACTTCTGCCAGTTCTCTTTTAAGCCTTTCACCGAAGCAATGCACACTGCAGTGTCATCACTAAACTGAGCGGGAGCTGGgatgtcattttcagtttccaTGGCCGTGGTGACCTGGCTGTTGGTCCCCATCACTGGCTCCACTGAGAGGAGCAATGAATAGCTTTAATCTGGTcatttgaaaagagaaaataatacaCAAAATCAGTTCATAATCAAATCTAGAAGAAGTGAACATGTTGATTTGCATTTAATCTGTACAACCTGTCAGAGATTTGGATATAACAATCATCAAACATGATCAAACTTACGTGTCACACACTGACTCgatcctctctccacctgcagcaaCGAGTCATTATAGCCAAAGTGCAAGTAAATCCTGTGGTGACACTGTTACTAGTTGAATttaacaacactgcagcactgctgacagcagcaggagtgcGGATGCCTTTCTGTCCCAAGCCCAAACCAGTCTGATGGACATCTGCCTCGGCCAGTGACCTGTTAGAGAAGATCCAGGCAGCCAATCAGTGACCAGAAAGGGTGACAAGGTGCCTGTGAAGAAAAGCAGATTACAGCCTGGAGAAGTTGATCCGAACACGCAAATACAGAGCAATGAGTTATTGAGAACAGAAAGCTGCCTGTCCGCATGTTACTGTTgggcaaaacaaacactaaagcTACTTAAATTGGACAAAGTCAatcaaaaagtcacaaaactGGTTGCCCGCCTGTTTTTATGtacagtt includes:
- the si:dkey-29b11.3 gene encoding actin-binding Rho-activating protein-like; this encodes MGTNSQVTTAMETENDIPAPAQFSDDTAVCIASVKGLKENWQKWSSEHQEYQKHNPFSHDTRPSVVVPQRGQDDYGRPLQGSMTEQRGKDAHTHISREVEELCEVIRNIGEPRDKDGDGGDCDGKVTTVEFGKLFEHYVTISNKLVGILLRARKQKLVDFEGEMLWQGQDDRVVITLLQ